AACTCGCAAATCATCCGAGAATTCGTAAGGTTCGAATCACTAGAGACCCAGATGGTTTTTTGATTATCAACATACAGGAGAAAGTCGCAGAATTTGTCATACATGTAGGAAATTCCCTGTATGAAGTGGATGAAAATCTGGAGATTCTTTCCAGAGATCGTGTGTTGGCTAATCATCTAATCGTGATTAGTGGGCAGTTCACCGTTGGGGAACAAAAACTAGAAGGCAGACAGATTTTTGATATCACTAAAGAAATGCGACAGGCCCTTTCTTATTACCCCGCACTTAAATCACGAATCTCGGAACTCGTTGTTGAACGTGACGGCAATTATACTATGTATTTAAAATCACCAAACTCCATGAAAGTATACTTAGGTGATAAATTAGAATTGAATGTATTCCGCAAATTGTATGCATCCTTAGCCTATATGGAAGCAGAATCAGTAAAAGCTGTTTCCATAGATTTAAGAGGAGAGGACGCCGTTTACCACTAATATGAGCTATGATGACGCACCTATCATAACGGCTTTGGATTTAGGATCCTCTTTGGTTAAAGTTGTCATTGGGCGACTTGTCGGAGATCATGAAATCGAAATTATTGGAACGGGAGTTTATCCTTCTGCTGGTATCAAAAATGGATCTATCGTTAATATAGAAACGACAACAAAGTCCATCATAGAAGCGTTTGGTGATGCGGAACTCATGGCCGGTCAAGAAGTGAATACTGTAGTTGTTAACGTTTCTGGAAAGTCGGTACACGGTTTCAACGAAAGAGGAATTATCGCAGTTACCAACAGAGAACGTATTGTTTCCGAAACAGACATCATGAGAGTTGTGGAAGCAGCACAAGCGGTTCATGTTCCGAACGACCAACAAGTCATTCATGTCCTCACAAAAGAATTCAAAGTAGATGACCAAGTGAATATCAAAGATCCCATCGGAATGACAGGGGTTCGGTTAGAAGCCGAAGTACATATTGTATCGTGCGGAAATACTGCTCTCAATAATATTGATCGTTGTGTAGAACAAGCCGGCCTTTTACAAATGGATCGTGTGTTATCTAGTCTTGCATCTTCCGAAGCCATCCTGACTTCAGGAGAAAAGGATTTGGGAACTGCTGTCATTGATATCGGTGCAGGAATCTGCGACATCATCATCTATGTTGATGGGGGAATTGCCTTCTCCTCCGTGGTTCCCTTTGGTGGATTCCATATAACAAGCGATATTTCGATTGGTTTGAAAACCACTGTAGAAACAGCCGAAGTCATCAAAAAAAGATATGGCCATACTCGGATTGATATGGTGGATCCTACAGAAAAATTCGAAATTCCTTCTATCTCGGGAAGGCCATCTCGTTCTGTTTTTCGTCAAGAACTTGTGGAAATTTTGGAACCAAGAGTTCGTGAAATTTTAGAAATGATCGATCATGAACTGGTTCGGTCAGGATTTAAAGCTAGTTTGGCGGGAGGAGTCATCCTTACGGGTGGAACTTCCCTATTACAAGGAATTGAAGCCACAGCAGAGGAAGTATTACGTTTGTCAGTTGGTCGTGCGAAACCTGCTGGCCTTAGCGGTCTTGTTGATAAAATTTCCTCACCTGAATATGCTACTGCTGTTGGTCTTATTAAATATAGTTCAAAAATACAAAACCTAGAACAAAGAAACATGCATTCCGGATCTGATTCAGACGGTTGGATGAAGAAGGTTCGTCGTTGGATGGAGAATAATCTCTAAGGAAATGTCAATGTTGTACCTAGAAGAAGAAAAAACGAGCCCTGCCATTATCAAAGTTATTGGAGTTGGTGGAGGCGGTATGAATGCCGTTACACGTATGGTTCATTCCAAAATGACAGGTGTTGATTTTATTGTGATGAACACCGACGAACAAGTATTATTAAAATCTCCTGTAGAAGTCAAAATCCAATTGGGTAATAAAGTAACTCGTGGGATGGGGGCAGGTGGTGATCCGGAACTGGGAGAAAAGGCAGCCCTCGAAGATAAGGAACGAATTGTGTCGGCACTGAAAGGTGCGGATATGGTTTTTGTCACTGCAGGTATGGGTGGAGGAACTGGAACGGGAGCCGCTCCCATCATTGCAGCCATTGCCAAAGAAATGAAATGTTTGGTTGTGGGAGTGGTCACAGTTCCATTTTCCTTTGAAGGAAAACGCCGAGCCGAACTTGCTAAACAAGGAATCGACCAACTCCGTGCTAATGTAGACACTCTCATCACAATCCGTAATGATTCTATCTTTCAAGTAGTGGATAAAAACACTCCTGTAGACATGGCATTTCGTGTGATCGACGATATCTTGTTAAATGGTGTTCGTGGGATCAGCGATATCATCAATCATCCAGGAATCATCAATGTAGACTTTGCTGATGTAAAAACCATTATGAAGGACACCGGGGATGCGATTTTAGGAGTAGGGGAAGGGAGCGGTGAAACTCGAGTGAGTGAAGCCGTGGAACAGGCCATCAACAATACTCTTCTCGAAGATTCTAGCATCCAAGGAGCCAAATCCCTTCTCATCAATGTGACTGGGGGGAATGACCTCACCATCCATGAATGGAATGAAGTTTCGCAAATCATTACAGCACAAGCAGATCCCGATGCCAATATCATCATCGGACTCAATGAAGACACGAGTCTTTCTGACCAAATTCGAGTGACCGTGATTGCCACAGGTTTTTCCAAAAGAGGGAAACAATACCAAAGAGAACAAAAGGTAGTGGGTTCCGAAGAATCGATTTCTCCTATGGTTTACATTCGAAAGAGTGAAGAGAAAGAATCTGGATTTGGAAAAGAGGGAGAATCAGCTCGAAGCATCCGCCAATCGAACCGGGGATTTTCTTCTCAGAAACAATCCTCCCCGTTTCAAAACTACGGAGAGGACTACGATATTCCTGCTTTTTTAAGAAGAAAAAACGACTAAGCCGTTTGGCGACTAACTTGATTTTGGTTAGTTCGAATAAGAGCGAACCGAAACAAACAAAGGTTTGCCTTCTTCCACAAGGAGTTTTTTCGGTGCAGAAGTCACGATGGATCCTGGAGATTCTACTTTAAAGTCGTATTCTCCGGGAGCTAAAAATACACGTTTCACTTGGAAGTTAGCCGGAATCGTCCGCCAACAACGTAGGTCAGGAGCAATGGTCTGCGAAACGGCAAGTCCTGCCGCCGCACCGGCCGCCACTCGAATGAGTCCCGAAACCAAGTCATTATTTTTAGATTTTCCGCTGGATTCAATGGCACGTGCCATTGCTTCGGAAGCAATCACTGCAGCTACAATCTTTAATGACAAAGACGTTAAGTTCTTTGTGATCAGAGTTTTATAACTTTCATTGAAGTTGTTCATCGCAGTTTCGGAATAATTGTTCATGATGTCCGAATAACCTACATCCACACCGTTGATAAAATATTTCCTTGGAAGGGAACCTTTCGGATCTCTTTCTTTGTAAATGGGGATGGGATTTTCTGCAATGGAAAGAGCAGCGATAGCACCTGCCAAAGAAGCACCTGCACCTTTCGAGCGAAGTCCTACCTCAACAGCACCACGTAATGCCACGGCAAAGTATTCATCTTCAATGAGTTTTCCCCTCGACATTTTGATTGCCGATTTTCCTGCTTCATGGATGATAATTACCTCAGAAAGTTTTTCATTTTCAGGAGATGTTCTTTGCATGGAACTATTGTAGGCCTGCAAACTAGACCGCCCTGCACCATACTTCGATTTATCAGCAGAATCTCCTTCCTTTGCAGCTAACAGATATCTGTCGGCGATTAGGTTTTGGCTTTTTCCAATGAGCTGTTCCATGTTTTTGTATTGGACACGGGCATCATTGTAACGTCCAAGTGATTCGGAAACATAAGCATCGATGAGTCTAGCTGCATTGTTTTGGCGGTATTCCGCGGCCAAAAAACGCATTTCTTTTAATTCGAAGTCGAGTCTTCGGAAATAAATTTTTGCGTTATTTGTATCCCCTTGTAGGAGATAATTGTTTGCAATGTAGAACTTGATCATGACTCTTTCAAAGTCTTCACCGGTATAATTGGATTCGTTGTCAGAAAGGATAAACGAAAGCCCAGATCTCGTCATACTGACTTTGATATTGTCTGCTAAATCTTCTGCTTCTTTGAAAACTTTGTTGGAGGTTACGTAATCTCCTTTGGTATGAAAAATCATACCTGCTTCCATTAAAAATAGAAGTTTGTCCTTAGTAGAAGAACCTTCATAGAGTTCTCTGATTTTAGGAATGGCAGAGTCATAATCTTGTCCATAGTAAGCCGACTCGGTTGCTTTGATGATTTTGTTGTAATCACTTGCACAACCGAGAATGAAAAGAGAAAGAAAGAGAATTGTTTTTTTCATGAAATGATGGGCAGGGGTTACCAGCTAACCCCTTTATTTCCTCGAACGGCTAATTTCCGATAAGAAACTTTTTCAGACCAAACTGCAATGGTTGTTTCCACTTCTACAAGTTCGATGTTGATGGATTGTTCTACGATTTTTTCTCCATCTGAAGTAAACATGTTTTCATTGATATCACAACGAACAAAGAAGTTGGGAGATTTTAGTTTTCCAATAGAAAGTCGGTTAGAAGTAAGTCCGGACAAACTGAACTGAATTTCATTCAAAGATTGTTCTCTTGTTTTGGTACGAACTGTATATATTTTGCTTTTGATCAGTTTCGAAACAAAAGCGTTGTCAAAAAGTTCTGTTTGGATTTGTTCTGAAGTATCGTTACGCGTAGGAAAGTGGGCGACAAAAACACCTTCTTCATGTGGGTTTTCTTTAAAGTATTCCCCAATTTGGACTGCAAGTTTGTCAGCCGCTTTCACTAATTCCTGGCTTGTGAGCCCACCTGAGTCGGAGATATAATCATCAGCGTTGTCGAGTCGTTTGGGACTGCTACTGCATTGGAATAAGAATCCTACTAAGAGAAAGGAGAAAAGAATTTGTTTCATAACCCCACTTATATGGGGGACACAACCAGGTCTTGTCAATTCCAAAAATCGGCTTTCAATTCCTCCTGTTTTGCACTGCGGTAAGAAATTTTTTCCTCTTCGGACATTTCTAAAATTTCTCTAGCGTAGATCAACTCGACCACCTGTCGAAAAAACATAGGGCTTTCCCAGGATTGGATTTCCCATTTTTCCTTTTGGTAGAGTTCTTCCTTTTTTCTAAGGAAGATACGTTTCCGTTCCCGGGAATAACTGTAGGGATTTTTCTGAACATAATCTTCTAGGTAGGATAAAAGTAAAACTGGCGGAGTGGCGGGGTGTTTGGGAAAAAGGATGGTACGTATGACTAAAGGAAATATTTCTTCTGATAAACGATTCACGGCTGTTAGTTTTTCATAAGAAGAGAGGTTTTCTTTTTGTTCCACTTCCAAAGTTTTTTCCTTCCAATTCATAAAAGCAACATACACCGCATAAAGAACATGTCCTCTTTCGTCAGGATAAGTCTCGAGTAAATAAACATAGGTTTTCTCCCTATCCCCTTTCCAAAGATAGGATTCTTTTCCACGAAGGGTTTCTAAAAAATCACGTAAATCTGACGGATATCCGGGGCCTAAGAGAACCTCGGGGCGATTTTGTAACCTCTGCCAATAGACCTCAGAATGGGAATCGAATGAAGTTTGAGTCGGATCGGCCTTCGTTTTTTTCAGAAAAAGGATATAGACAAGGCCACCCAAGAGGAGGGAAAGTAGAATCAGTATGAGAAGGAAGGTGATATTTTTCTTTTTGTTAGCAGGCATTGTCTTTGATGCAAATGGTTGTAAGAAAGAATCGAAAGATGATTCTGAAACGGAATTACTGAGTTCGATCCTATCGCAGGGGAACGCTATTAATTCAGCTTGTCAAAGATTTATTTTATCAGAAGCAAATTGTGTGGCTGTTTCGGATTCAAGTGCGAATGTTTGTTCGGGTCTTATCTCTCGTCTGAAAGGGGAAGTTCTTCCTCAAGAGTTGAGTACCGATGCAGTTGCTGTTTTATACTTTGATTGTTTTACAAAAATCAACTTAACTTACAATATTGCCAAGGCCTGTAATCAGAATTCTTTTAATTCTAATTCTGATTATCGGAGAGTCCAAAGAACAGGGACCTCTCAAGCGGAACTATCCTGGCGCGAAGCTTTTAATCAATGTGGGTCTTTAGAAAATGAGGTTCCTCCAGCAGATTCTGGGCTTCGAGAAACAGACACCATCCTTCGTTCCGATCCGTTTTAATATTTTTTTAGGAGTGCAGTATGTCACTGGTAACTAAAGACCAATTGGTTCAAAAATTAAATCCCATTTACCTTCCTCATGAAATCGAGGAAAGGATCCTTCCTCTAGCGGAAGAAATTAACCGTCTCAAAAAAGAAAAAAATGCGGTGATCCTCGGCCACAACTATATGACTCCCGATGTGTTTTGGGGAGTGTCCGATATCATTGGAGATTCTTTGTATCTTTCGAAAATGGCAAAGGAAACCAAGGCCGATATGATTCTCTTCAATGGAGTTCATTTTATGGCGGAAACTGCTAAAATTTTATCTCCTGAAAAAAAGGTTCTTATCGCTGATCTAAAAGCTGGATGTTCTCTTGCGGAAGCCATCACAAGAGACGATGTCAAAGCTCTCAAAGCTAAATACCCCGGAGTTCCAGTCGTTACGTATGTTAATTGTTCGGCGGAAGTAAAAGCAGAAACCGATGTATGTTGCACTTCTGCCAATGCTTTACAAATCGTAAATGCTGTTGAGGGGGATACCGTAATTTTTTTGCCAGATGAATATTTGGCAGGGAATGTTCGAAATCAAACATCCAAAACCATAATCTCCCATCCTGGACGTTGTATGGTTCATGAAATGTACACACCGGAAGATATTCGTTCCGCAAAGCGATTGTTTAGCGATGGACTCACTGTGATTACACATCCAGAGTGTCATGAAGACGTTGTGAAAGAAGCCGACTTTTCTGGATCCACTTCCCAAATGGTTGATTTCATTCGACAAAGTAAAACAAACAAAATTATGCTTGTGACAGAGTGTTCGATGGGAGATAATTTACGTGCGGAATTTCCTGAAAAAGAGTTTGTATCGACTTGCCAAACTTGTCCGCATATGAAAAAAATTACGTTGGAAAAAGTGAGAGATGCCCTTTTAAAAGAACAGTTTGAAATCTTTTTAGATGAAGAAGTGATTCGCCTCGCACAAAAGTCTGTGAATCGTATGTTAGAATTGAGTTATAAAAAGTAGGATCTATGTTTAGAGTTGGAAACGGAATCGATTTTCATAAATTAATCCAAGAGCCCTTTCGCCCGCTAATTTTGGCTGGTGTCGAAGTAAAATCGGAATTTGCTTTTCTTGGTCATAGTGATGCGGATGTGATATTACATGCAGTGGCAGATGCCATTCTCGGTGCCTTGGCACTGGGTGATATTGGGGTTCACTTTCCCGATACAGACCCACAATATAAAAATATGAAATCCACTCGTATCATCGATAAATGTTTGGAACTTATGGCGGAGAAAAAATTCAAACTTGTGAATGTTGATTGTACTTATGTGGGAGACCATCCAAAAATCAATTCCATTCGCGCTGAACTAAACGCCTCTTTGGCAAGTATCACCAAATTACCGTTAGACTGCGTTTCGATCAAAGCGACTACCTCGGAAGGGATGGGTTCACTTGGCCGTAGTGAAGGTGTGATGGTAATGGCAACTGTACTATTGGAAAGTACAAAGGCTAAATCTTAAAATAGTTTTTGTTTTCCTTGGGCGATGTGGTCAAGATCGGCATCGCTAAAGAATAAAAACAGGAGCTTAGAAAGAATATTCGGACTGGTTTCGATTTCCCATTTTCCGTGGATGCGAACACCGTTCTGGATGGGTTCCACTCGGTAGGACTCTCTTAAGATCCGGTAGTGTTTGAAACCTTCTGCAGAAATTTGGAACTCTATTTTGTCTTCTGCGTTGGCAGCGGTTGTAGTGCATTTTACCATTTCACCCATGATTTTGGTTTCCCAACTTTCACCAACGACTGGCAATCGAAAGGATTTGGGTTGGAAAGAGTCATAAAGAACTTTTTGCACCAGATCTTGTTTGTTTGTTACATCCCATGTCCTTTCCAAATGAGTTTCATTTTGTCGGGATACAGCGACAACAAAGGCCAAAACAAAAACACCAAAGACACGAAGATACCAAATCATATCTCCATTGAAAAATCTATTGCCTAGGGATCGATTGAAATTTATTTTTCTCCTACCGAAGGGATACTTGAGGGAGGGTTTTGCCACTGCACGCAGGAAGAGAAATATCATCGAAACGTGTCTCGGGACTGATTCAAGTGTACCAACGCGAGAATCATTTATCACGTCACACCAATCCATTTCCAGAAATTTTAGATGATATGGTTTATAATCGGATTCTAAAAGATCCGAACTATTGGATCTCTCAAGATTTGGAAGATAAAATCATCCAAATCATATCCCAATCTCTCGATATTTCAGGGATTTTGTATCATCTGGGAACAGAAAGCCTCATCACAAATGCGTATGATTTACTACCTTTGGATGATTCCAGAATTGATTTAGCAGAGATGATCCAACGTCTCCCTATTTTGATCAATCGCCTAACGCGGACAGTCTATCTGAATGTAAAACCATTTTCCAACCAAAAAGTAACATTTATATTCAATTACTTACCTGATTACCAAGAGAAGTGGTATGATGCTGTATTTTTTCAAGGGATGTTAAACGGCCTTGCCGTACTCTTTGAACTAAAAGAATTCAATATTCGAATGACAAAAACAAAACTTTTTGGAATCCATATGTCTCACAAAGAGTTAGGTGATGATATTGTATTTGGTGCCGATTCCAATGAGTATGAAATGGAATGGTCGGAAGAAAATCTTTTTTTATCCCGCTCTCGTTTGACAAAAGACGATTTAACAAACCGACATCGAGTGATGGTTACCTCTCGAGTGGATTCCCAATTGGAAGAAATTTCCATTATCGACGTGAAAGATGTTGTAGGAAAATCTAGGGAACTTGCGATCGAAAATCGAGATTTAGAAGCCGCCGTCGAAGTATTAAAATCCTTCAAACAAGAGTTAGAGAAAAAACAACTCTCAATGGAAAAGGACTTACGTCTTGCAAAAAACATCCAAAAGGGTCTCATTCCAGAAATCATTCCCGACTGGAACGGAATCCAATTTTGGACCGCATTTACTCCAATGCAAGAAGTAAGTGGGGATTATTATGATTACTTTCCATATAACATGGATAAGTTGGGTGTTGCCGTTTGCGATGTTTCTGGTCATGGTGTACCTGCTGCGTTTATTACGGCATTATCAAAGTTACTTTTTTCCAATTTTAAAAAACCAAAACCATCGGAAACCTTCAAACTAATCAATCGAGAATTATTGGACTTAGTCAAACAACAAGGATACACAACTTGTGTTTATGTTTTGATTCATGACGACTATAAAGTTTTATATTCCGTAGCCGGTCATCCAAGGCCCATTCTTTATCGGGCAAAAACACAAAGAGCTGAAATTTGTGAAGGAGACGGAACCTTCCTCGGAATGTTTCCCGATGCAGGGGATACTTTCCGTGACCTCCAAATCCAATTGGAACCGGGTGATAAATTGTTTTTATACACAGATGGACTCACAGAAGCAGAGAATGATAAAGGGCTTGCATATGGAGAGGATAAACTCATACAAATCATTGAAACTTGTGCAGAGAAATCCATCCAAGAAACCGTGGAAA
The sequence above is drawn from the Leptospira sp. WS4.C2 genome and encodes:
- a CDS encoding cell division protein FtsQ/DivIB, with the protein product MVDTPQEIKEKRFGRVVPILLVFVGLVALGLIFRWGRPVKPVVRIEWEGLLALSPTLVLSYLGADSEIPTIGDWKDWEKKLANHPRIRKVRITRDPDGFLIINIQEKVAEFVIHVGNSLYEVDENLEILSRDRVLANHLIVISGQFTVGEQKLEGRQIFDITKEMRQALSYYPALKSRISELVVERDGNYTMYLKSPNSMKVYLGDKLELNVFRKLYASLAYMEAESVKAVSIDLRGEDAVYH
- the ftsA gene encoding cell division protein FtsA → MSYDDAPIITALDLGSSLVKVVIGRLVGDHEIEIIGTGVYPSAGIKNGSIVNIETTTKSIIEAFGDAELMAGQEVNTVVVNVSGKSVHGFNERGIIAVTNRERIVSETDIMRVVEAAQAVHVPNDQQVIHVLTKEFKVDDQVNIKDPIGMTGVRLEAEVHIVSCGNTALNNIDRCVEQAGLLQMDRVLSSLASSEAILTSGEKDLGTAVIDIGAGICDIIIYVDGGIAFSSVVPFGGFHITSDISIGLKTTVETAEVIKKRYGHTRIDMVDPTEKFEIPSISGRPSRSVFRQELVEILEPRVREILEMIDHELVRSGFKASLAGGVILTGGTSLLQGIEATAEEVLRLSVGRAKPAGLSGLVDKISSPEYATAVGLIKYSSKIQNLEQRNMHSGSDSDGWMKKVRRWMENNL
- the ftsZ gene encoding cell division protein FtsZ, which translates into the protein MLYLEEEKTSPAIIKVIGVGGGGMNAVTRMVHSKMTGVDFIVMNTDEQVLLKSPVEVKIQLGNKVTRGMGAGGDPELGEKAALEDKERIVSALKGADMVFVTAGMGGGTGTGAAPIIAAIAKEMKCLVVGVVTVPFSFEGKRRAELAKQGIDQLRANVDTLITIRNDSIFQVVDKNTPVDMAFRVIDDILLNGVRGISDIINHPGIINVDFADVKTIMKDTGDAILGVGEGSGETRVSEAVEQAINNTLLEDSSIQGAKSLLINVTGGNDLTIHEWNEVSQIITAQADPDANIIIGLNEDTSLSDQIRVTVIATGFSKRGKQYQREQKVVGSEESISPMVYIRKSEEKESGFGKEGESARSIRQSNRGFSSQKQSSPFQNYGEDYDIPAFLRRKND
- a CDS encoding penicillin-binding protein activator LpoB codes for the protein MKQILFSFLLVGFLFQCSSSPKRLDNADDYISDSGGLTSQELVKAADKLAVQIGEYFKENPHEEGVFVAHFPTRNDTSEQIQTELFDNAFVSKLIKSKIYTVRTKTREQSLNEIQFSLSGLTSNRLSIGKLKSPNFFVRCDINENMFTSDGEKIVEQSINIELVEVETTIAVWSEKVSYRKLAVRGNKGVSW
- the nadA gene encoding quinolinate synthase NadA, translating into MSLVTKDQLVQKLNPIYLPHEIEERILPLAEEINRLKKEKNAVILGHNYMTPDVFWGVSDIIGDSLYLSKMAKETKADMILFNGVHFMAETAKILSPEKKVLIADLKAGCSLAEAITRDDVKALKAKYPGVPVVTYVNCSAEVKAETDVCCTSANALQIVNAVEGDTVIFLPDEYLAGNVRNQTSKTIISHPGRCMVHEMYTPEDIRSAKRLFSDGLTVITHPECHEDVVKEADFSGSTSQMVDFIRQSKTNKIMLVTECSMGDNLRAEFPEKEFVSTCQTCPHMKKITLEKVRDALLKEQFEIFLDEEVIRLAQKSVNRMLELSYKK
- the ispF gene encoding 2-C-methyl-D-erythritol 2,4-cyclodiphosphate synthase, which produces MFRVGNGIDFHKLIQEPFRPLILAGVEVKSEFAFLGHSDADVILHAVADAILGALALGDIGVHFPDTDPQYKNMKSTRIIDKCLELMAEKKFKLVNVDCTYVGDHPKINSIRAELNASLASITKLPLDCVSIKATTSEGMGSLGRSEGVMVMATVLLESTKAKS
- a CDS encoding SpoIIE family protein phosphatase; this encodes MYQRENHLSRHTNPFPEILDDMVYNRILKDPNYWISQDLEDKIIQIISQSLDISGILYHLGTESLITNAYDLLPLDDSRIDLAEMIQRLPILINRLTRTVYLNVKPFSNQKVTFIFNYLPDYQEKWYDAVFFQGMLNGLAVLFELKEFNIRMTKTKLFGIHMSHKELGDDIVFGADSNEYEMEWSEENLFLSRSRLTKDDLTNRHRVMVTSRVDSQLEEISIIDVKDVVGKSRELAIENRDLEAAVEVLKSFKQELEKKQLSMEKDLRLAKNIQKGLIPEIIPDWNGIQFWTAFTPMQEVSGDYYDYFPYNMDKLGVAVCDVSGHGVPAAFITALSKLLFSNFKKPKPSETFKLINRELLDLVKQQGYTTCVYVLIHDDYKVLYSVAGHPRPILYRAKTQRAEICEGDGTFLGMFPDAGDTFRDLQIQLEPGDKLFLYTDGLTEAENDKGLAYGEDKLIQIIETCAEKSIQETVETILSNHKEFTMGTDPMDDITLLGLQLSPRLPEFNLIKAKGDEAYGKKEFNDAVGFYEQAHQILPRELDTQLSYGKALAYSGKFEKAISLLESYNKFKTNHFKSHSVLGYCYYQMEMFEKAEVEWKKAHSINDSNLSNLYNLAQLYRKLNEKKKMKDVIEKMKRIEESYFHILPLEKKWESLPDE